In the genome of Anaerolineaceae bacterium oral taxon 439, the window AAGAGAATGGGTGCAATTAAGAATATGGGGATCGTGCTTCCGATATAGATTCCGATAAAACTTTTTTGTTGAATGAGCCATCCACAAAGCAGTATTCCTGCGGTTTCAGAGAAGTTTGAGACGAGATTTATCAATCCGGCGTATTTTCCATGATCTTTGCTTTTGGTTGCTGAGAAGATGAAATCGTTCAGCAGCGAGAATAGTACGTCAAATATCCAGATGAGTCCGGTCAGGCAGCTGACGAGTAATATAAACGAATCGGACAGGTATATTAACGTAAAAAGCAGAAAACTTAATCCGCTGAAAATCAGAAGGTTCTTCAGCAGATCGGAATTTTTAATTTTATATTTTGAAAACAGCAATATGAGGCTTCCTGAAATAAGGTGAATTCCGGCTTGCCCAAAAGCAATCTGGTCAATATCAAAATTTGTTTTCAGTTGTAAGTATACGTTGCTGTAATTTATTATCATTGGCGAGAAACCGACTACCGAAAGGATGAATAAAATCAGGATCAGCGTTCTGGGATTTTCTGATGTCAAAGCGTCACTCTTTTGCGTTTTGACAGGTTCGTGCGGTAAAGGGCCCGAATGATCAGGATCACTTTTTATTTCTGTCAGGAAAAATTGGGGGATCATGGAAATGAATCCAAAAAATGCGGATAGATAGAGGATTTTTTTTACAGGGATATCCCAATTGTGGCAGAAGCCTGCAAGCGCTGCGCCAATTGTTATTGATATGATATTCGTGAATCTGAAAATTGAAAATAAATTGAATCTTGACTGAATCGTTTTGAATGAATACAAGGTTGGGCCGGTCAGATTATTCAGTCCAATAAAAGCGATTCCGAAAAAAAAGGAGATCAGCAGCAACACAGGGCGAAACGTTATTATAGTTTGAAAATAATAGCAGAGGCAAAGTATCGCCGTGAATAAAAGCATCAGCGTTTTTTTAGAAAATCTGTCAATCAGGATTCCTGACGGATAACTTGCAATTGCCATCGCTATATTTCCGGTCGCAAGGAAGAGCCCAAGAAAAGATTCGGTAAAGCCCGATTCCAGGAAATAAATATTAAACAGGGTGTTAAATATGCCTGTACCAATTAATCGGATTGAAGACGAAATGAAGAATAAATGAAGCGATCGCCGTTCTGATGTCATCATTTTTCGCTCCTTCTTTTGGGCGGAGGTTGTGTGTACTTATCATACTTCATTCATGGATCGTGGAGAATGGTTTCCAGCGGATTTCAGGTTTTCTCAAATACCAGAACGATTCGATGCCGGATGTAATGAAATCGGCGGCAGCTTCGCGGAAAGCGGGGCGACTGGTTAAAATAGTCTACATGAACCGTTTAATCGACGTTAACCTCTTCTTCGGTTTGTTGCTTAGCCGCCTGTATACGGACGTATAGGGCAGGTTTCGCGCCGAAACGACAGCAGGAAGTTTTCAGGAAGAAAAAGGACCGCCCGGGAGGCGGTTTTTTCTTTATGCCGGAGCCGTTCGCGGTTTACCAAATCAAATCAGGACAGGAGTTTGACCTATGTCGGAAAAGATTATCATATTTGATACGACGTTACGTGACGGAGAGCAGTGCCCCGGGGCGTCGATGACGTCCGAAGAGAAAATGGAGATCGCGCACGCGCTCGCGCGGCTCAGGGTCGACGTGATCGAGGCTGGGTTCCCGATCGCGTCCCCCGACGATTTAGCGGCGGTCCGGCGGATCGCGAACGAGGTCGGGGTCTCTCGAAACGGTTCGTACGCGCCGGCGATCTGCGGCCTGGCGCGCTGCGCGAGGAAGGATATCGACGCGGCCTGGGAAGCGGTTCGCGGGGCTGACCGTCCGCGAATCCACGTTTTTATCGCTTCGTCCCCGATTCATATGAAATATAAGCTGCGGATGGAGCCGGCCGAGGTCATTTCCCGGGCCCGGGAGATGGTCGCATATGCGCATAGCTTGTGCTCCGATATCGAGTTTTCGCCCGAGGACGCGAGCCGTTCCGAGCCGGAATTCTTATATGAGCTGTTGGGGGCGGCGATCGAGGCCGGCGCGACGACGCTGAATATCCCGGACACGGTCGGATACGCGACGCCGCACGAATACGGCGAGCTTATCCGCAAGATCCGCGAGCATACGAAGGGGATCGAGAAGTGTATCCTGTCGACCCATTGTCACGACGATCTGGGCCTGGCTGTGGCGACGACGCTGGCCGGCTGTGAAAACGGGGCGCGGCAGATCGAGGTCACGATCAACGGGATCGGCGAGCGGGCGGGGAACGCTTCGCTGGAAGAGGTCGTCATGGCGATTCGGACGCGCGAGTCGTATTATGGGCTGCGGACCGATATCGACACGCGGCATCTGGCGCGCGTTTCGCAGATGGTTTCGAATTTTACCGGCTTCCCGATCGCGCCGAATAAAGCGATTGTCGGGCGGAACGCCTTTGCGCATGAATCCGGGATTCATCAGGACGGCATGCTCAAAAACGCGCTGACGTACGAGATCATGAAGCCGGAAGACGTCGGCGTCCGCCAGACGAACCTCGTTCTGGGAAAGCATTCGGGCCGGCACGCGTTGGCGAACCGAATGGCGGAGATTGGGTACAACCTGACCGAAGCAGAGCTCGACGTCCTCTTCGTGAAATTTAAGGATTTAGCGGATAAGAAGAAGCATATATCCGACTGGGACCTCGAAGCGCTCGTCTCGTCGGATATCCGACAGCTGAATCCCTATTATCAGTTGGACGGGCTGCAGATTTCCTGCGGAACGATCGGGATGCCGACCGCGTCGGTTCGCCTGATTTGTCCGGATGGGGAGACGCGGACGGTCGCCGAAATTGGAACGGGTCCAATTGATGCCGCGTATAAGGCGATCGACGCGATCGTTCAGGTCGAAAACACGCTGAAGGAGTTCATGATTCACGCGGTTACGGAAGGAATTGACGCGGTCGGAGAGGTGACCGTTCGGATCGAGAACGCCGTCCCCTCCGCCGAGGTGCATCCGCAGAGCGACGGGGCGAAGACGCTCCTGATCAGCGGGTATGGAGCGAATAACGATATTGTCGTGGCCGCGGTCAAAGCGTATTTATCAGCGCTGAATAAGCTTATCGAGATGACGGCGAAGAAGGACAAGGGGTAAAGACGATGGGTGGGGCAACGTTATTTGATAAGATCTGGAACGCGCATGTCGTTTTGCAGGAGACGGGCGCGCCGCCGGTCCTGTATATCGATCTGCACCTGACGCACGAGGTCACGTCGCCGCAGGCGTTTCAGGAGCTGCGCTGGCGCGGGCTGAAAATCTGGAACCCCGATCGAAATAAAGCGACGACGGATCACTGCAACCCGACGCGGCTTGGTCCCGACGGCAGCGAGCATGGCGCGCTGATCTACGCCGACGAGCAGGCGAAATCTCAGATCCTTCAGCAGGAGGCGAATTGCGCCGAGTTCGGGATCGACCTCTGCGGACTGGATCATCCATCCCGCGGCGTGATCCATGTTTTCGGACCGGATTTGGGGTTGACGCAGCCGGGAATGACGATCGTCTGCGGCGATTCGCATACGGCGACGCACGGCGCGTTCGGCGCGGTCGCGTTTGGGATCGGAACGAGCGAAGTCGGGCACGTGATGGCGACGCAATGCCTGTTGCAGCGGAAGCCGAAAACGATGAAGATCGCGTATCAGGGAACGCTTCCGGAAGGCGTCAGCGCGAAGGATTTGGCGCTGTTTACGATTGCGGCGATCGGGGTTAACGGCGGAACGGGGTACGCGATCGAGTTCTGCGGCGAAGCGGTCCGGACACTGTCGATGGAAGGGCGGATGACGCTCTGCAACATGGCGATCGAAGCGGGCGCGCGGACCGGGATGGTCTCGCCCGACGAAACGACGTTCGCGTACCTGAAGGGCCGGCTGTATGCGCCGGCGGGAGAAGCCTGGGAACGGGCGGTCGCCGAATGGCGGAAGCTTCCGAGCGATCCAGACGCGGAATATGACCGTGTTGTTGAGATTTCGTTGGCGGAGATCGCCCCGATGGTTACGTATGGGATCAATCCGGCGATGGCGATTCGAGTCGACGGGAAGATCCCGGATTCGGCCGCGGCGGCCGCGCCGGGAGCGAAGGACGAAGCCGCGTTCCGGAAAGCGCTGACGTATATGGGGGTTGAAGCCGGCCGGGGGCTTGGCGATTATCCGGTTGATTCCGTTTTTATCGGCTCGTGTACGAACGGGCGGCTGGAGGATTTGCGCGCCGCGGCGGAAATCCTGCGAGGGAGGAAGGTCGCGGCCGGAGTCGATACGATCGTTGTCCCGGGATCGGGCGCGGTCAAGCGCGCGGCCGAGGCGTTGGGGCTGGATCGGATTTTTACGGACGCCGGCGCGGAATGGCGCGAACCGGGATGCAGCTTGTGCCTGGCGATGAACGGGGATTTCGTCGCGAGCGGAAAGCGTTGCGTCAGTACGAGTAACCGCAATTTTGAAGGGCGTCAGGGACCGGGGGCACGGACGATTTTAGCCTCGCCGGCGACCGCCGCGGCTTCGGCGGTTTGCGGGCATGTCGCCGACCCGCGCGCGT includes:
- a CDS encoding 2-isopropylmalate synthase; the protein is MSEKIIIFDTTLRDGEQCPGASMTSEEKMEIAHALARLRVDVIEAGFPIASPDDLAAVRRIANEVGVSRNGSYAPAICGLARCARKDIDAAWEAVRGADRPRIHVFIASSPIHMKYKLRMEPAEVISRAREMVAYAHSLCSDIEFSPEDASRSEPEFLYELLGAAIEAGATTLNIPDTVGYATPHEYGELIRKIREHTKGIEKCILSTHCHDDLGLAVATTLAGCENGARQIEVTINGIGERAGNASLEEVVMAIRTRESYYGLRTDIDTRHLARVSQMVSNFTGFPIAPNKAIVGRNAFAHESGIHQDGMLKNALTYEIMKPEDVGVRQTNLVLGKHSGRHALANRMAEIGYNLTEAELDVLFVKFKDLADKKKHISDWDLEALVSSDIRQLNPYYQLDGLQISCGTIGMPTASVRLICPDGETRTVAEIGTGPIDAAYKAIDAIVQVENTLKEFMIHAVTEGIDAVGEVTVRIENAVPSAEVHPQSDGAKTLLISGYGANNDIVVAAVKAYLSALNKLIEMTAKKDKG
- a CDS encoding 3-isopropylmalate dehydratase large subunit; this encodes MGGATLFDKIWNAHVVLQETGAPPVLYIDLHLTHEVTSPQAFQELRWRGLKIWNPDRNKATTDHCNPTRLGPDGSEHGALIYADEQAKSQILQQEANCAEFGIDLCGLDHPSRGVIHVFGPDLGLTQPGMTIVCGDSHTATHGAFGAVAFGIGTSEVGHVMATQCLLQRKPKTMKIAYQGTLPEGVSAKDLALFTIAAIGVNGGTGYAIEFCGEAVRTLSMEGRMTLCNMAIEAGARTGMVSPDETTFAYLKGRLYAPAGEAWERAVAEWRKLPSDPDAEYDRVVEISLAEIAPMVTYGINPAMAIRVDGKIPDSAAAAAPGAKDEAAFRKALTYMGVEAGRGLGDYPVDSVFIGSCTNGRLEDLRAAAEILRGRKVAAGVDTIVVPGSGAVKRAAEALGLDRIFTDAGAEWREPGCSLCLAMNGDFVASGKRCVSTSNRNFEGRQGPGARTILASPATAAASAVCGHVADPRALMGGKS